The Clostridiales bacterium FE2011 sequence AACATGACGGTTGACGAATACATCGATTATTATAAAAAGAATGGTTATATCAAGGAGATGCGCAAATTTGTGGGGCATGCGCCGATCATGAGCTGTGCATGTGGCGTAATCATCGAGAATAACGATGGGGAGATATTGCTGCAAAAACGCCGGGACAATGGTCGCTGGGCAATCATAGGCGGATCCATGGAAATGGGAGAGACTTTTGAAGAAGCGGTTAAACGTGAGGCTAAAGAAGAATCTGGACTGTCATTGGGAAAGCTGGAAGTGTTTAAGCTTCTCTCAGGTCGAAAGCGTATTATCGAATATCCCAATGGAGATGTTACTTTTGGACCGGGCATCGTATTTATCACAAAGGAGTTCGAAGGCAAAATTGTGAATGACCCCGAAGAGGTCATGGAACACAGATTCTTTAAACACACAGAACTGCCCGGTGAGCTTAATGGCTACGATTCTGATATCATACTCGAATGGGCTGCGGGAAAAGCTTAATCATTTAACTCGGAAGATAATCTTCCTATAGGTGGAAAGGAAAATATGGAAGACTGTGTATTTTGCAAAATAGGTTCCGGTGAGATACAAGGGCTCAGAATCTGTGAAGATGATGAGGCTCTCGCGTTCATGGACATCTCGAAGGATTATGACGGACATATTCTTGTTATACCCAAGAAGCACTATCGATACGTGACAGATTGTCCCGAAGCTGTGGCTTGCAAGGTTTGGTCCATGGTACAGAAGATCAGTAAACATCTGATTGAAGACTGCGGTTACGACGGAGCCGACATCATGTCGGCCAACAGTCCCGTTAGCCAGTCTCTCCCTCATTTTCATGTTCACATAATCCCGAGAAAAATCGGGGATCGACTGGGAAACCCTGGAGAATGGCCTAAGCCGGAAGGGGCTGAGGAAGATTTGCGCGTTATGCACGAAAGGCTGAAAATGATCTGATATATTCAAGGATGACGGGAAAGAAAAGCGTTTTCTTCCCTGTTCATTTCCCTGGAGGATACAGGGGACGGTTCTCGGTCTCCTTGTTATATGTGAAACATAGTCAAAATGCCTGTCCATTGGGACAGGCATTCTTTGGCGGAGCGGGCAAACGAAGGAAGCGTCTTCCCAGCGGGGGCGAAGAACCGATGACCGCCAGTGGCAGAAATCTCATCGATTCTGAGGTCATCTGAAAAGGAACAATCTCCCCAGTGGGGAGTTGCGACTATTGAAGATGCGGATAATCGCTGTAGGCGAAAGCGACCTAAGTTTGTTAGCGCGAAACAAGTACAGACGCCGCTCCAAGGCGGCTGTATGTAGATTGAGCGAACGGGTGGATCCCACCCAGCTCCGCGCGTAATTGGAAAAGCACCTGCAATAATGCAGGTGCCCAATTCGCGCGGGGCGTATCGATTCAAATCCGAACCCAAGTTCATTTTTGTCAAAGGTATATTTGGTTGCATACTCCCGCGAAGCATTATAAAATAACATGTAGTTACAATTACATTAAACATATTTGATTTAATGCGAGGGCTGCATGGAAAAAAAACTTTATTACCCAGGCACTGAATATACCATTGGTTTTGATTGTCCTATTGGATTCTACATGTATTGTGCAGATATGGAATCGCCAGATCATAACAATGTAGACTTCCAAGTATATAATGTCAAATCCAATCAATGGATACCAGTCTCTTTTTCTTCTTGGGGCATAGTCTATCTTGATGAATCAATTGCAAAGTTTTACATAACCGATGGTCAAGCCATCTTTCTTGGCAAGGCATTTGATCTTTTCCATCATTTGGAGAAAACACATTATTTTATAAATGACCTATGTGAAATCAAATTGGTTTCAGCAATTAATGAACCAGCCTTTTTCAATGGGAATATAAAATTTTATGTTCACAAGCAGTGGTTCTTCACCGTTAATGGTTGTCCTATTTGGGCTGGTGTTATTGAGCGATACAGTGCTTATAGGATGTTCTTCTCAACATACACCTTAGAATTCTCTTCCAGAAATAGCAAAGATGATGTTATTTATACACACACCATTCCCGCACGCAACAAATATGATCTTTACGCACATGATATCCATTATATTGACGCCACAAGTGCAAAATTAACAGAACTGGAAAACATAACCTGCGATAAAAAATGGACACAAATCGCCATCGCTGAAGTGCCGGAATTAACACATGACAATATTGAACTCATAACCATAGCAAATATATCACCATATCGATCTTTTGTTGCAAACAAAGGCGAAGAAAGTTTGGCTGAATCCAACTCTCCAATAATACAGAGATTATGGAAATGTCTTGATCAGATACGTTCCTTTGGTATAGACATAGACTTAAACACAATTGTTCGAAAAGCAGACGATGAATCCGCTGATTATTTGTTATACTCTGTTTCCCTTCTGGAAAACATAGTACAGTATGCATCTTCATTCCCTAGCAAAAAAAATGATACTGAAAAACTCTTTACTTTCCATATTGGAGCATCATATGACAAGACATATTATTGTGGTGCCAAGTTAGCCCAATGTGCAAAAAGTGTTTCCTTGGACGAAGAGCGTCCAGTATACTATGTTACTTTTTCTGGCGATCAAGTAGATAATATGATTATGATGTACAGCCTTTTTGCTCACAATGATGAGGAAAGACCATACATGAAAAAAATTGCAGAATACCTATCTAGTCAGGATCGCATCTTCTATATTTTTTATATGCTGCAAATCAACATTTCCAGGCATGTAACAACCGATTCACAGAAATTTGTTTTACGTGGATACGTTCTAACACCAATATTTAATGCCATAAAGAAACAATGGAAAAGCAGAACAGATAAACTATATCAGCAGATGAAAAAAGAGGATCGTATTCCAACAAAATGGGTCAATGAGTACAGACTATATCGAATGATTCAACAAAGAGTCTCCAATGCAATATATCAATACCGTGCTGATTGGCTAAACGCACAAAGTCTGGATATATATCTTCCCACCAGAAAGATTGGAATTGAATATCAAGGTGAACAACACTATAAAAGCATTGATTTCTTTGGTGGAGAAGATGATTATAAATATCGTATGGAGCTGGATAGAATTAAAAAAGCTAAAGCTGCAGAACAAGGGATAACAATTCTTTATTGGTCCTATGAAACACTCATTAATGAGAATTCAGTCGATGCTTTCATCAAAGAACATGGAATACGTCCTTACCGGGATAAGGAAGATATTGCCATGAAGTCACCTGCTCCTAATGGTGTAGACATGGCTCCTATATTAAATCTACCATCACATGAAACTGAACATAGAACATCAAAGATCGTAATCCGGAAATATAGTGTCTCTGGTGAATACTTGACACAGTATAATAATGTATCAGACGCTTCCGTTCAAAATTCCATATCTGTATCCAGTATATGGAAATGTATCAATGGTCAACGTAATGTGGCTGGTGGTTATATCTGGAGACGAGAGAATCGTCAAGATTCACCCATGCAAATTGCTCCCGTTACATCAATAAAATCAGCATCAGATTTCCAACCCAAATCTATTGATCAATATGATACAAACGGAAATTATATACAGACATTTTCATCTATACGTTCAGCCGGTCGATCATTGCAAATCAATGTCAAAAGCATATCAGATGCACTCAAAGGCAAGCAAAAAACAGCTGGTGGCTTTCTCTGGAAATATAGTCAACAAAAGTATACAACATGAAATAATTCATATTACCCGATTTCACGTTTGTCCTGGAAAACCGATCGTCTTTTTCGGTCGGTTTTTTTCTATTCTCACAAATTAATCGCGCGTGCGCACGCGCGAGATCTTTTTTGTGACATATCAGATGAATGAAACTAATAAAAAAAACAAATTTTTTAGTGAATCCGTGCGTCGCAAGCGCCCGCAAAGGGTTTTCCTCCCGGTCACAGTACCTTCGGTACTGTGACCGGACCGGGAACGGTTCGCCGCTTTAAACCGCGAAAGCTGTTGCAAAGCAACTGCTTTCGTGGTTTAACTCCACGTAACGCATTGCGAGGCCAGCCCCATAGGGGCTGATTTTCCGGCTGTCTCCAAACCGCCAGCCCCAAAGGGGCTGAAGATCCTGCTCCCAGGCAGAGGCCAGCCCCAAAGGGGCTGAAGTCCTGGCAACCGACAGACCGCCAACCCCAAAGGGGTTGACCCCATGCTACACGTTGCGAGGCCAGCCCCATAGGGGCTGATGCCCTGACTTCCGACCAATCGCCAACCCCATAGGGGTTGACCTCATGCATTACGTTGCGAAGCCAGCCCCAAAGGGGCTGAATCCGCAAAGCACCCTTTGACCGATAAACCCTTCGGGTTTATATCATTTCGCCAAACAGCCTGCTCCGACAGATCAGCAACCCCTTCGGGGTTGAGCTCCATGCTGCTCAAACCCACTACCAGCCCCTAAAGGGGCTGAGTTGCCTGGCAACAATGCTGTTTAAGCAAGGCGACAATCCCCCTTTCAGGGGGATTGAACCTTGTTGCCTCAACATCAACCGCAGCCCCTTAAGGGGCTGATCATTTTGGATAAACTTTGCCCTTCATCCCCCTATCGGGGGATGAGGCTCATACGCTTTGACCTGTCGATAAAAACCGGCAACCCCTTCGGGGTTGAAGTTGGCGTTATGCCACATGAGGCCAACCCCTTCGGGGTTGAGAGTCGCATATATGCGCGGAATAGAAGGGACAGACCGCCGGATCCAGCAGTCAAACCACCGTCCAATTCCCCTTACGGGGAATTGCGGGTTGCGCACGCAGCACGCTAATAGACCGAAGCCGGACCGACCCGGCAGCTTCGGCCCATTAAAAGTACACGCGCGACCCAATATCCCCTTTAGGGGATATTGACTGAATCCTGGCACAGCTGGCATCACTGCCGGAGTCGAAAAGTTATTCACTTTTTTACGAAGTAAAAAAGTGAATAAAAAAAGGGCAAAAAAATTCTTCTCAACACGATATAACTTTTTTACTACGTAAAAAAGTTTATCGTTGTTGTATTCCTG is a genomic window containing:
- a CDS encoding NUDIX domain-containing protein, producing the protein MEENMTVDEYIDYYKKNGYIKEMRKFVGHAPIMSCACGVIIENNDGEILLQKRRDNGRWAIIGGSMEMGETFEEAVKREAKEESGLSLGKLEVFKLLSGRKRIIEYPNGDVTFGPGIVFITKEFEGKIVNDPEEVMEHRFFKHTELPGELNGYDSDIILEWAAGKA
- a CDS encoding HIT domain-containing protein yields the protein MEDCVFCKIGSGEIQGLRICEDDEALAFMDISKDYDGHILVIPKKHYRYVTDCPEAVACKVWSMVQKISKHLIEDCGYDGADIMSANSPVSQSLPHFHVHIIPRKIGDRLGNPGEWPKPEGAEEDLRVMHERLKMI